One genomic region from Cyanobium usitatum str. Tous encodes:
- a CDS encoding tyrosine-type recombinase/integrase codes for MKTNRYGQSAVLDSNQLDTLISALQGKHHQVLAEVCRRTACRISEGRQLTWASITSAGITFPKTICKGKLASRSVPTTVRLQEVLTSWRREWAALYGREQKPSDFVFPGRFAGEPMSSRAFMDALERAALESGLDGVSSHSFRRSALSSASEAGVPLAALRALSGHQSLSTLQRYLEISQSAREAAAEAFA; via the coding sequence ATGAAGACAAATCGGTACGGTCAGTCTGCGGTTCTCGACTCGAATCAACTAGACACGCTGATTTCAGCCCTGCAGGGCAAGCACCATCAAGTTCTGGCGGAAGTGTGTCGCCGGACAGCATGTCGAATCAGTGAAGGTCGACAGCTCACTTGGGCTTCGATCACCAGTGCTGGAATCACCTTCCCCAAGACCATCTGCAAAGGCAAGCTTGCCTCGCGATCCGTGCCGACGACGGTCAGGCTCCAGGAGGTTTTGACTTCCTGGCGGCGTGAATGGGCCGCTTTGTATGGCCGTGAGCAGAAGCCGAGTGACTTTGTGTTTCCAGGCCGTTTTGCCGGAGAGCCAATGAGTTCGCGAGCCTTTATGGACGCACTTGAAAGAGCCGCCCTTGAATCGGGCCTGGATGGCGTCTCAAGTCACAGTTTTAGGCGATCTGCACTGTCAAGCGCTAGTGAGGCCGGAGTGCCGTTGGCGGCGCTTAGGGCGCTGTCTGGACACCAGTCGCTATCGACCCTTCAACGATATTTAGAAATATCGCAATCTGCTCGTGAAGCAGCAGCAGAGGCATTTGCCTAA
- a CDS encoding AAA family ATPase encodes MPQTIEEMLLARVATKRQEREVIDVEQAERMLDILGLPRDEPVILCRWWKDGDRLNMRHYPRKNAGDGYDWATLQVDRFYEAVAAEFRAGVDSFGFVPERGGTAYDKRKEITEVRFLKYEIDDAGMSLEAQFETWRRAGLPPPTLVLFTGGKSLHFWWRLKTPLPLDEGIVALKRLQEAIRQATPGVKLDSKMESPAQPMRLAGGIHPGTRLRSTIYAADGRWYEASEILSLCPEITVKAKAAKDDGGLFRAEEGEPAKPGEYPGPDELTLPVPLRLGLSRATYDQIHRGDKEGVRAKSAYDIARSLQESKGMIESLGYRVDQDPIELFEVYCRNSDWCGYEGFDVCLERHFAGPDQVGIGQLSQSALRRAIAKWAEDEGHWRWRPNWGGRRRAGDDSSGIAQNDFCWQRPSSPSWRYETFKRYVRLVVRCERNTLRRNIFLRDALKRIDLRGLIQPAEVASLVMEAQDVRAGNSYRALSDIERKAMAKPKVEWVIAGAIPKRDLTAAVGRPKVGKTRKAIAAAKSVLTGCDFMGFKPVDTAETVVILITDDQSAGDTADMLEAAGLYEHPRLLWSQRFRLTEEQLDQLLSDIKNNPGALVVVDSLRSITRSSGAKENDAEMGMLVYDLKQSVIDAGGSLLLVHHGNKEDKAVGMEAMSGHNSIAGACNTILSSHYLEDERGFACKDSPLRRVVREARSGQGADLVVEIKTDGSFERIDSFDGFARGKLAADLQEQELAALRKPPKPVVALVLALVQLFEEDKPHLPTLEVMRHAGLVRQAVNLKADLNRGEQAAYTTCNEWINKLIKFEMLELRPDESGLPGAARRRLYKLNQKGRDYAHTINCGVS; translated from the coding sequence GTGCCACAAACAATCGAAGAAATGCTCTTGGCGCGCGTTGCAACGAAGCGCCAGGAGCGGGAAGTGATCGACGTGGAGCAGGCCGAGCGCATGCTCGACATCCTGGGATTGCCGCGTGATGAACCGGTAATTCTGTGCCGGTGGTGGAAGGACGGCGACAGGCTCAACATGCGCCACTACCCGCGGAAGAACGCAGGGGACGGGTACGACTGGGCGACCCTGCAGGTCGACCGGTTCTATGAGGCTGTTGCCGCTGAATTTCGGGCTGGAGTCGACAGCTTTGGCTTTGTGCCTGAGCGAGGAGGAACTGCCTACGACAAACGCAAAGAGATCACCGAAGTCCGATTTCTGAAATACGAGATCGACGATGCGGGGATGAGCCTTGAGGCGCAGTTCGAGACGTGGCGTCGAGCAGGGCTGCCACCACCGACGTTGGTTCTGTTCACCGGCGGTAAGTCGCTGCACTTTTGGTGGCGGCTGAAGACACCGCTGCCATTGGATGAAGGGATCGTGGCGTTGAAGCGGTTACAGGAGGCAATTCGGCAGGCCACGCCGGGCGTCAAGCTCGATTCAAAGATGGAGAGCCCTGCGCAGCCGATGCGGTTAGCGGGTGGTATCCATCCCGGTACACGGCTGAGGAGCACCATCTACGCCGCCGATGGTCGTTGGTACGAAGCGTCAGAGATCCTGAGCCTGTGCCCCGAAATTACGGTCAAAGCTAAGGCCGCCAAAGACGATGGTGGCCTGTTTAGGGCAGAAGAAGGGGAGCCAGCGAAACCCGGTGAGTACCCAGGGCCGGACGAACTGACGCTGCCGGTACCTCTACGCCTTGGGCTCAGCCGTGCGACGTACGACCAAATCCATCGCGGAGATAAAGAGGGGGTACGCGCAAAATCGGCCTATGACATCGCGCGGTCCCTTCAGGAATCCAAGGGGATGATCGAGTCGCTTGGATACCGGGTAGACCAAGACCCAATCGAACTGTTCGAGGTCTATTGCCGCAACAGCGACTGGTGTGGCTACGAAGGGTTCGACGTCTGTCTAGAGCGCCACTTCGCAGGGCCGGATCAGGTAGGTATCGGACAACTCAGTCAGTCGGCCCTGCGGCGAGCAATCGCAAAGTGGGCTGAAGACGAGGGACACTGGCGCTGGCGACCGAATTGGGGTGGTCGGAGAAGGGCAGGAGACGACTCCTCCGGTATTGCCCAAAACGACTTTTGTTGGCAACGACCCTCATCGCCTAGCTGGCGGTATGAGACGTTCAAGCGCTACGTCCGTTTGGTTGTGCGCTGTGAGCGGAACACACTTCGCCGGAACATATTCCTGAGGGATGCTCTTAAAAGGATTGACCTGAGGGGGCTGATCCAGCCAGCGGAAGTTGCCTCGCTGGTGATGGAGGCCCAAGACGTCCGCGCCGGAAACAGCTATCGGGCGTTGTCGGATATCGAGCGCAAGGCGATGGCAAAACCGAAGGTGGAGTGGGTCATTGCAGGTGCCATACCCAAGCGCGATCTGACCGCAGCTGTTGGTCGACCAAAGGTAGGGAAGACGCGCAAGGCCATTGCGGCAGCGAAGTCGGTGCTCACGGGATGCGACTTCATGGGCTTCAAGCCTGTCGATACGGCGGAGACAGTGGTCATCCTCATCACTGACGACCAATCGGCTGGTGACACTGCGGACATGCTTGAAGCCGCAGGGCTGTATGAACACCCCCGGTTGTTGTGGTCGCAGCGGTTCCGGTTGACCGAAGAGCAACTAGATCAGCTTCTGAGCGACATCAAGAACAACCCCGGGGCGTTGGTTGTCGTTGACTCGCTGCGATCAATTACGCGCAGCTCAGGCGCCAAAGAGAACGATGCCGAGATGGGAATGCTGGTTTACGACCTAAAACAAAGCGTGATTGATGCCGGAGGCAGCTTGCTGCTTGTTCATCACGGCAATAAAGAGGACAAGGCAGTGGGGATGGAGGCCATGAGCGGGCACAACTCGATCGCTGGCGCCTGCAACACGATCTTGTCCAGCCATTACCTGGAAGATGAACGGGGGTTTGCGTGCAAGGACTCACCACTGAGACGAGTTGTTCGTGAAGCACGCTCAGGTCAAGGAGCTGATCTGGTGGTCGAAATCAAGACTGACGGCAGTTTTGAACGCATCGACAGCTTTGATGGATTCGCCAGGGGGAAGCTCGCTGCTGATCTTCAAGAACAGGAGCTAGCGGCCCTGCGGAAGCCGCCGAAGCCGGTAGTGGCATTGGTGCTGGCGCTTGTCCAGTTATTTGAAGAGGACAAGCCGCATCTGCCGACACTTGAGGTCATGAGGCACGCAGGGCTGGTTCGTCAGGCCGTTAACTTGAAGGCTGATCTCAACAGAGGCGAACAAGCCGCCTACACGACCTGCAATGAGTGGATCAACAAGTTGATCAAGTTTGAGATGCTCGAACTACGGCCTGACGAATCCGGCTTGCCGGGAGCGGCAAGAAGACGGCTCTACAAACTGAACCAGAAGGGGCGGGATTACGCGCACACAATCAACTGCGGGGTGTCGTAA
- the ppk2 gene encoding polyphosphate kinase 2, with the protein MGKHKKTDKASNSSQPQPPNFGPLSDRYYPSPLLEDLASNGGRLDRKVYEKELTRLQVELVKMQYWLKASGFRLIVLFEGRDAAGKGGTIKRITEPLNPRGCRVVALGTPSDQQKTQWYFQRYVEHFPSAGEIVVFDRSWYNRAGVESVMGFCSADQVEEFLQSCPEFERMVVRSGIVLLKYWFSVSDAEQESRFQARIDDPTRRWKLSPMDLEARNKWESFSAAKDLMFAHTNIPEAPWFTVEADDKRRARLNCIHHLLSKIPYEDMTPPAIKLPPRKPPKGTARPPRNEQFFVPNQYP; encoded by the coding sequence ATGGGAAAACACAAAAAAACCGATAAAGCCAGCAACTCGAGCCAGCCCCAGCCACCCAATTTTGGGCCCCTCAGCGATCGCTACTACCCATCGCCGTTGCTGGAGGATCTGGCCAGCAATGGGGGCCGGCTAGATCGCAAGGTTTACGAGAAGGAGCTCACCCGGCTGCAGGTGGAGCTGGTAAAAATGCAGTACTGGCTGAAGGCCTCGGGCTTTCGGCTGATCGTGCTGTTTGAGGGCAGGGATGCGGCCGGTAAGGGCGGCACGATTAAACGAATTACCGAACCGCTCAACCCCCGCGGCTGCCGGGTGGTGGCCTTGGGCACCCCCTCTGATCAACAGAAAACCCAGTGGTATTTCCAGCGCTACGTAGAACACTTCCCTTCAGCAGGGGAGATCGTCGTATTTGATCGCAGCTGGTACAACAGGGCTGGGGTGGAATCGGTAATGGGCTTCTGCAGTGCAGATCAGGTGGAGGAGTTTCTGCAGAGCTGCCCGGAGTTTGAGCGAATGGTGGTGCGCTCTGGAATCGTGCTGCTCAAGTACTGGTTTTCAGTGAGCGATGCGGAGCAGGAAAGCCGCTTCCAGGCCCGTATCGACGATCCCACCCGCCGCTGGAAGCTCAGTCCGATGGACCTGGAGGCCCGCAACAAGTGGGAGAGCTTTTCAGCCGCTAAAGATCTGATGTTTGCCCACACCAACATCCCCGAAGCGCCCTGGTTCACCGTTGAGGCAGACGACAAACGCCGCGCCCGCCTCAATTGCATTCACCACCTGCTCAGCAAGATCCCCTACGAAGACATGACACCACCAGCGATCAAGCTGCCGCCCCGCAAGCCACCCAAGGGCACCGCTCGTCCGCCCCGCAATGAGCAGTTCTTCGTGCCCAACCAATATCCCTAG
- a CDS encoding DUF4335 domain-containing protein: MKQVLQFDQLSCRLKVEGLPDVSVGQSGQNLGIITGWSLAWAGRPELEGRKEHLLALIQVVLPYARYLISGVPRRFGADPEPVEIGPGPEGGHGLLLRSSQPDTPPLQLNLDDAELADLVRVLDQLRLDSRLQLPLELPEPMPLKGRELLERRPLAQRLAAPVAGLLAVAVASGLGLLLPEPKPGPEPVQRPAAAQPK; encoded by the coding sequence ATGAAGCAAGTACTGCAGTTCGATCAACTCAGCTGCCGCCTCAAGGTGGAGGGTCTTCCGGATGTGTCGGTCGGCCAGAGCGGCCAGAACCTCGGCATCATCACGGGCTGGAGTTTGGCCTGGGCCGGTCGCCCCGAGCTTGAGGGCCGCAAGGAGCACCTGCTAGCCCTGATCCAGGTGGTGCTGCCCTACGCCCGCTACCTGATCAGTGGTGTGCCGCGTCGCTTTGGCGCCGACCCCGAGCCCGTGGAGATAGGTCCGGGGCCCGAGGGCGGCCATGGCCTGCTGCTGCGCAGTAGCCAGCCGGATACGCCCCCCCTGCAGCTCAATCTCGACGATGCCGAGCTGGCCGATCTGGTGCGGGTGCTGGATCAATTGCGCCTCGATTCTCGGCTGCAGTTGCCCTTGGAGCTACCGGAGCCCATGCCCCTCAAGGGCCGGGAGCTGCTGGAGCGCCGCCCCCTTGCCCAGCGCCTTGCAGCGCCAGTGGCAGGGCTGCTAGCTGTGGCCGTGGCCTCTGGGCTAGGGCTGCTGCTACCAGAACCCAAGCCCGGGCCTGAGCCTGTCCAGCGTCCAGCTGCCGCCCAGCCCAAATAG
- a CDS encoding DUF3038 domain-containing protein gives MPLDSFAPESAPRLPRRGLERLDLLLLSAEALDLNGGEAMVWMSEQMGFTTLFPNRVELWKRRCTNPLRRNTRREGLEPAETDALIRILCALADRLYPLVRGLLSSAEPPEVLSERWNLFRTRLADLVRQRMNLRRGGVQLLLDPEAGARQSRLLIQALALGAGVGGFERLRASLLDAQP, from the coding sequence ATGCCCCTGGATTCATTCGCTCCTGAATCGGCCCCCCGGCTTCCCCGCCGCGGCCTCGAACGCCTCGACCTGCTGTTGCTCAGCGCCGAGGCCCTCGACCTCAACGGCGGTGAGGCAATGGTGTGGATGAGCGAGCAGATGGGCTTCACCACCCTCTTCCCCAACCGGGTGGAACTGTGGAAACGCCGCTGCACCAACCCCCTGCGCCGCAACACTCGCCGCGAGGGTCTTGAGCCAGCTGAAACCGACGCCCTGATCCGCATTCTTTGCGCCTTGGCAGACCGCCTCTATCCCCTGGTGCGCGGCCTGCTCTCCAGCGCCGAGCCACCGGAAGTGCTCAGCGAGCGCTGGAACCTATTCCGCACTCGCTTAGCCGATCTGGTGCGCCAGCGCATGAACCTCCGCCGGGGTGGCGTGCAACTGTTGCTCGATCCCGAGGCGGGTGCCCGCCAGTCGCGGCTGCTGATCCAGGCCCTGGCCCTGGGCGCTGGTGTGGGCGGTTTTGAACGGCTGCGCGCCAGCCTGCTGGATGCCCAGCCATGA
- a CDS encoding adenine phosphoribosyltransferase — MAPDLREFVRDVPDFPKPGILFRDLTPLMRDPDGWQEVIRQLSAVCERLQPDLIVGIEARGFIVGTALATAVRLGFVPVRKPGKLPGEVTGVDYALEYGSDRLEIHSDALADGSKVLIIDDLLATGGTAAACAELVAAAGGELCGFGFVAELAALEGRRKLPEDQPVESLIIYS; from the coding sequence ATGGCCCCAGACCTGCGGGAATTCGTGCGCGATGTGCCTGATTTTCCCAAGCCCGGCATCCTGTTTCGCGACCTGACGCCGCTGATGCGCGACCCGGACGGCTGGCAGGAGGTGATCCGTCAGCTGAGCGCAGTGTGCGAGCGGCTGCAGCCAGACCTGATCGTGGGCATTGAGGCGCGGGGCTTCATCGTGGGCACAGCCCTTGCCACCGCCGTGCGATTGGGTTTTGTGCCAGTGCGCAAGCCCGGCAAGCTGCCCGGGGAAGTGACGGGAGTGGATTACGCCCTCGAATACGGCAGCGACCGGCTGGAAATCCACAGCGATGCCCTGGCCGATGGCTCCAAGGTGCTGATCATTGACGATCTGCTGGCCACCGGCGGCACCGCGGCGGCCTGCGCCGAGCTGGTGGCTGCAGCCGGTGGTGAGCTGTGCGGCTTCGGCTTCGTGGCCGAACTGGCGGCCCTAGAAGGTCGCCGCAAGCTGCCTGAAGATCAGCCCGTGGAATCGCTGATCATCTACTCCTGA
- a CDS encoding DUF2949 domain-containing protein, which yields MVISTSSQPPPSAALLRLLRHQFGLSESALALGLRQAQQEQAPLPVVLWRFGLISLEQFDALLSWQAQE from the coding sequence ATGGTGATCAGCACCAGTTCCCAGCCGCCACCTTCCGCGGCGCTGCTGCGTCTGCTGCGCCATCAATTTGGCCTCAGTGAGAGCGCCCTGGCCCTGGGATTGCGCCAGGCCCAGCAGGAGCAGGCCCCCCTGCCGGTGGTGCTCTGGCGCTTCGGGCTGATCAGCCTGGAGCAGTTCGATGCCCTGCTGAGTTGGCAGGCTCAGGAGTAG
- a CDS encoding FAD-dependent monooxygenase yields MVESKPVLRALVNGAGPTGALTALALADAGWQVQISDPLPAAVLLERSRAYAFTHSSQRLLEQLGLWPAVQAVLVPFRSLQLLDLATQRQVPFCLADLGSRRAAASGAAVGWVGQHRPLMTLLLERLSAHPAITLELGTPPPLTPGDRPPHDLIVAADGPHSPSREALGIGVFQFAYRQNCLTTLVQLRGSADDQAWELLRPEGPFAVLPLGDGLFQLVWSAPAQRCRQLESLGDSAFLDALAGALPDQLQPDALLDDPRAFPVALLLARRLHRGQTVLVGESGHRCHPVGGQGLNLCWRDVATLHRLARRVATGRLAVNRLPAAYARRRWPDLLLTLLATDLLVRFFSNRSPLLLPLRHLTLLLLAKLAPLRKLSLSAMTDGPCQLLRR; encoded by the coding sequence ATGGTCGAGTCCAAACCGGTTCTGAGGGCCTTGGTGAATGGGGCGGGCCCCACCGGTGCCCTAACGGCCCTTGCCCTGGCGGACGCTGGCTGGCAAGTGCAGATCAGCGATCCCCTGCCCGCTGCCGTGCTGCTCGAGCGCAGCCGCGCCTACGCCTTCACCCATTCCAGCCAGCGCCTGCTGGAGCAGTTGGGGCTGTGGCCAGCTGTGCAGGCGGTGCTGGTGCCCTTCCGCTCCCTGCAGCTACTTGATCTGGCCACCCAGCGCCAGGTGCCTTTCTGCTTGGCGGATCTGGGCTCGCGGCGGGCGGCGGCATCAGGGGCGGCTGTGGGCTGGGTGGGCCAGCACCGGCCGCTGATGACCCTGCTGCTGGAGCGCCTGAGCGCCCATCCCGCCATCACCTTGGAGTTGGGCACTCCGCCGCCTTTGACTCCAGGTGATCGGCCGCCGCACGACCTGATCGTGGCGGCCGACGGGCCCCACTCCCCCAGTCGCGAGGCCCTCGGCATCGGCGTTTTCCAGTTTGCGTACCGCCAAAACTGCCTCACCACCTTGGTGCAACTTCGCGGCAGCGCCGACGACCAGGCCTGGGAGCTGCTGCGGCCCGAGGGACCCTTTGCGGTGTTGCCCCTAGGCGATGGCTTATTCCAGCTGGTTTGGAGTGCCCCAGCCCAGCGCTGCCGCCAGCTTGAAAGCCTCGGCGATTCAGCCTTCCTTGATGCCCTGGCCGGTGCCCTGCCAGACCAGTTGCAGCCCGATGCCCTGCTCGACGATCCGCGCGCCTTCCCGGTGGCCCTGCTGCTGGCCCGGCGCCTGCACCGCGGCCAAACGGTGCTGGTGGGGGAGAGCGGTCACCGCTGCCATCCAGTGGGCGGCCAGGGGCTAAACCTCTGCTGGCGCGATGTGGCCACCCTGCATCGCCTGGCCCGGCGGGTAGCGACCGGGCGGCTGGCTGTGAACCGCTTACCGGCGGCCTATGCAAGGCGCCGGTGGCCGGATTTGCTGCTCACCCTGCTGGCTACCGATCTGCTGGTGCGGTTTTTCTCGAATCGCTCGCCCCTGCTGCTGCCCCTGCGCCACCTGACCCTGCTGCTGCTGGCCAAGCTTGCTCCCCTGCGCAAACTCAGCCTGTCCGCCATGACCGATGGCCCTTGCCAGCTGCTTAGGCGCTGA
- a CDS encoding high light inducible protein, whose amino-acid sequence MTQTTPSIEAATIRGATVTTEDGGRLNAFATEPRMEVVSTESGWGFHERAEKLNGRMAMLGFIALLATEFALGGESFTRGLLGIG is encoded by the coding sequence ATGACTCAGACCACCCCTTCGATCGAAGCTGCCACTATTCGCGGCGCCACCGTTACCACCGAAGACGGCGGCCGTCTCAATGCCTTCGCCACCGAGCCCCGCATGGAAGTTGTGTCAACTGAAAGCGGCTGGGGCTTCCACGAGCGCGCCGAAAAACTCAATGGTCGTATGGCCATGCTCGGCTTCATCGCCCTGCTTGCGACTGAATTCGCCCTGGGTGGTGAGTCCTTCACCCGCGGCCTGCTTGGCATCGGCTGA
- the dapB gene encoding 4-hydroxy-tetrahydrodipicolinate reductase, translating into MAPAPDPASGAPIPVVVAGALGRMGAEVVRAVLAAPDCTLVAAIDTTPDKEGADLGLELGLGELELAITSDFEGALCQASQAARQGGAAVLVDFTHPSVVYEHTRAAIAYGVHPVIGTTGLSPGQLADLAGFAEKAGVGGAVIPNFSVGMVLLQQAAAAAARFYDFAELTELHHNRKADAPSGTCIKTAELIEELGKSFNPQQVQEHETLAGCRGGQRDSGLRLHSIRLPGLVAHQEVMFGAPGETYTLRHDTIERSAYMPGVLLTVRKVRQLAGLVYGLERLI; encoded by the coding sequence ATGGCTCCTGCACCCGATCCGGCCTCTGGGGCACCCATCCCCGTGGTGGTGGCCGGTGCCCTGGGCCGCATGGGCGCCGAGGTGGTGCGGGCCGTGCTTGCGGCTCCTGATTGCACCCTGGTGGCCGCCATCGACACCACCCCCGACAAAGAGGGTGCTGATCTGGGCTTGGAGCTCGGCCTAGGCGAATTGGAGCTGGCGATCACCAGCGACTTCGAAGGGGCCCTATGCCAAGCCAGCCAGGCGGCACGGCAGGGCGGGGCAGCGGTGCTGGTGGATTTCACCCACCCCTCGGTGGTCTACGAGCACACCCGCGCCGCGATCGCCTACGGCGTGCACCCGGTGATCGGCACCACGGGCCTCTCACCCGGGCAGTTGGCTGATCTGGCCGGCTTCGCCGAGAAGGCGGGTGTGGGCGGTGCCGTGATCCCCAATTTTTCAGTTGGCATGGTGCTGCTGCAGCAGGCCGCCGCCGCCGCCGCCCGCTTCTACGACTTCGCCGAGCTCACCGAATTGCACCACAACCGCAAGGCCGATGCCCCCAGCGGCACCTGCATCAAAACCGCCGAGTTGATCGAGGAGCTGGGTAAATCCTTCAACCCCCAGCAGGTGCAAGAGCACGAAACCCTGGCGGGCTGCCGCGGCGGCCAGCGCGACAGCGGGCTGCGCCTGCACTCGATTCGCTTGCCGGGGCTGGTGGCCCACCAAGAGGTGATGTTTGGTGCTCCCGGCGAGACCTACACCCTGCGCCACGACACGATCGAGCGCTCCGCCTACATGCCCGGCGTGCTGCTCACCGTGCGCAAGGTGCGCCAGCTGGCTGGCCTGGTGTACGGCTTGGAGCGGCTGATCTGA